A portion of the Bubalus kerabau isolate K-KA32 ecotype Philippines breed swamp buffalo chromosome 1, PCC_UOA_SB_1v2, whole genome shotgun sequence genome contains these proteins:
- the EIF3G gene encoding eukaryotic translation initiation factor 3 subunit G: MPTGDFDSKPSWADQVEEEGEDDKCVTSELLKGIPLATGDTSPEPELLPGAPLPPPKEVINGNIKTVTEYKIDEDGKKFKIVRTFRIETRKASKAVARRKNWKKFGNSEFDPPGPNVATTTVSDDVSMTFITSKEDLNCQEEEDPMNKLKGQKIVSCRICKGDHWTTRCPYKDTLGPMQKELAEQLGLSTGEKEKLPGELEPVQATQNKTGKYVPPSLRDGASRRGESMQPNRRADDNATIRVTNLSEDTRETDLQELFRPFGSISRIYLAKDKTTGQSKGFAFISFHRREDAARAIAGVSGFGYDHLILNVEWAKPSTN, encoded by the exons ATGCCGACCGGAGACTTTGA TTCGAAGCCCAGTTGGGCGGACCAggtggaagaggaaggagaggacg ACAAATGTGTCACCAGCGAGCTCCTCAAAGGGATCCCCCTGGCCACTGGGGATACCAGTCCAGAGCCTGAGCTACTGCCGGGAG ctccactGCCGCCTCCCAAGGAGGTCATCAATGGAAACATCAAGACAGTGACGGAGTATAAGATAGATGAGGATGGCAAGAAGTTCAAG ATTGTCCGCACCTTCAGAATTGAGACCCGGAAGGCCTCAAAGGCTGTGGCAAGGAGGAAG AACTGGAAGAAGTTTGGGAACTCAGAATTTGACCCACCAGGGCCCAACGTAGCTACCACCACAGTCAGCGATGATGTATCCATGACATTCATCACCAGCAAAGAG GATCTGAACTGCCAGGAAGAGGAGGACCCAATGAACAAGCTCAAGGGCCAGAAGATAGTGTCCTGCCGAATCTGCAAGGgcgaccactggaccacccgctGCCCCTACAAGGACACGCTGGGGCCCATGCAGAAGGAGCTGGCCGAACAGCTGGGCCTATCCACTGGCGAGAAGGAGAAGCTCCCCGGAG AGCTGGAGCCTGTGCAGGCCActcaaaacaagactgggaagtACGTGCCTCCGAGCCTGCGCGATGGGGCCAGCCGCCGTGGGGAGTCCATGCAGCCCAACCGCAGAG CTGATGACAATGCCACCATCCGTGTCACCAACCTGTCTGAGGACACTCGTGAGACTGACCTGCAGGAGCTCTTCCGGCCCTTTGGCTCCATCTCCCGCATCTACCTGGCAAAGGACAAGACCACCGGCCAGTCCAAG gGCTTTGCCTTCATCAGCTTCCACCGCCGTGAGGACGCTGCGCGTGCCATCGCCGGGGTGTCCGGCTTTGGCTACGACCACCTCATCCTCAATGTCGAGTGGGCCAA GCCATCAACCAATTAA